The proteins below are encoded in one region of Bdellovibrionales bacterium:
- a CDS encoding transposase, which translates to MSKSTYGSPRIFHELRSEGFSVSENTVAKYMRGD; encoded by the coding sequence GTGAGTAAAAGTACTTATGGGTCACCTAGGATCTTTCATGAGCTGAGAAGCGAGGGGTTCTCTGTAAGTGAAAATACTGTCGCGAAGTATATGAGGGGAGAT